A stretch of Triticum aestivum cultivar Chinese Spring chromosome 1D, IWGSC CS RefSeq v2.1, whole genome shotgun sequence DNA encodes these proteins:
- the LOC123172501 gene encoding photosystem II reaction center W protein, chloroplastic-like — protein sequence MMMQYTGLPSAWIHTHKYLALLRALAMASISATAVFVAAGPPRSLWLPRLSVAKAARLRCSCSKDLKKKASSALAMAVVKGAPLLAEASAMAVAAAPVLAPALVLALVDERVSTYGTGLSHDLLGWILMVAFGLALSYTVYSSILQDDNDDDQSTAGGITI from the exons ATGATGATGCAATATACTGGACTGCCCTCTGCCTGGATACACACCCACAAGTACTTGGCTCTCTTACGAGCATTAGCAATGGCAAGCATCAGCGCCACGGCCGTCTTCGTCGCCGCCGGACCGCCACGGTCTCTAT GGCTGCCTCGGCTGAGTGTGGCCAAGGCCGCGAGGCTGAGGTGCAGCTGCTCCAAGGACCTCAAGAAGAAGGCTTCTTCGGCCCTGGCTATGGCGGTGGTCAAGGGCGCGCCGCTGCTCGCTGAGGCGAGCGCCATGGCGGTGGCGGCAGCCCCGGTGCTGGCCCCGGCGCTGGTTCTGGCGCTGGTGGACGAGCGGGTGTCGACCTACGGCACCGGGCTGAGCCACGACCTGCTGGGGTGGATCCTGATGGTTGCCTTCGGCCTCGCCTTGTCCTACACCGTCTACTCCTCCATCCTCcaagacgacaacgacgacgaccaGTCCACCGCCGGCGGCATCACGATCTGA